The nucleotide window ACTGCCCCGGGAGCCGGTTTTGTCCCACGACTCGAGCCTGGAACCGATCCTCCGCGCGGTCGAGCCCGCGCTCCGCCTGGTCTCCGAACGGCACCTGCGCCGGGTGCTCCAGTTCCTCACCGACCGCGGTCGCGTCCTCCCGTCGAACCCGGACCTCCCGTACTGGTTCTCCCGGGCCGACCTGGCCGCCGCCGACGTGCTCGCCCGAGAAGTGCTGTCGGGCACCGAACCGCGCCTCCTGCTCGTCACCGACCCGGACGACCGGCTCATCGAACGCCGGCCCCTGCCGGAGCAGTTGCGCACCTACTGGCGCGTCCTGTTCCGGGCCGCGGTGCTCGCCACGATCGACAACCAGATCGCCGCAAAGTCTCTCACACCCGACATTTGTGCTGAACGAATAAACGCGTTCGGGCCGAGTGCGGCCCGCGAGATCCGTTACGTGCTCGAAACCGAGCACCTCGTGGCGGAGGGCGCCGGCGCGGCGGACCTGTACCGGATGTTCGCGGCGGTGTACCTCGACCTGCACCATTTCACCGGGCACGCGGTCGAAGAGTTCTTCCCGGCCCTGCCCCACGGGCCGCAGGTTATCGAACTCCTGTCGGGCGGGGTACCGGTGGAGACGATCGCCGCGGCCACGCGCCCCGCCGGAGCCGCGGACCCCGAACGGGAAGCCCCGCCGGACGAGCGCTGGGCCGAGGGCGCCGCCCGGGGCACCGAGGACGCCGCGGTGCAGCCGGGCGACCTGCCGGCGCGCATCCGCGCCGCCCGGGACGCCGAACAAAAAGGGAACCTCGTCCGCGCCGCGATCCTGTACACACAGGTGGCGGGGTCCGCAACCGCCGGGGCACGACCGCTGGCCACCTCCGGGGCCTCCGGCGCGGTTGCCAAACTGGTGGAACGGCTCGGAACGGTGCTGGGCTGGGACGAGCACACGCGCCGCGAGTGGCGGCAGGCGCTCGCGCCACTGCTCCCGCTGGCCGCCGCCGGCATCTGGCCCCGCGCCGCCCGATGCCTGTACGAGCTGCAACGCATCCCCGCGGACCTGAACCGCGAGGTTTACGCCGTGGACCTCCCGGAGGCCCTCCGCACGTTCGGCCGGCGGGCGGTCCGGCGCGAACTGCCGCACGCGCGCCCGGTAATGATTCTGATGGCGCTGAACAAGGCGCATCAGCAACTGCTCCGCGCCGGATTGGGGGAGCACGAGCAACTCCGCCTGGACCTGCTCTTGCACCGCGAGCGGGAGCACAAGGAGCACGAGATCCGCGACCGGCTCGGTCCGGTGCTGGCGGACGCGTTTACGGCGTCCGGACTGGTTCCCAAGAACCGGGTCGAGGAGGTGGCGCGCGACAAAGCCGTCGCCGAACTTCTCGACCGGGTCTGCGACCGCGGGTTCCTGCGGTTCGGCAACTTGCGGGACGCGGTCGCGCGGAACCAGATGAAGTTGCCCGACCTGAAAGGGCCGGTCGAGTTCGCCGCGGGCGACCCGCTCCTGCGCGCCGACGTCAACCTCGCCTACGCCCTCGACGGCATTTACCGCCGCGGCGAGTTCTATCTGCGGTGGATCAACCGGTTCAGCTCGCTGTTCTTCGGCACGCCTTGGGGCCGGGTGCTGACGCTGTACCTGCTCCTCCCGTTCGGCGGCGCGTTCCTGGTGCTGATGAGCGCACTGGAGGTGCAGCACATCAGCCACAAAGTCGGCGCGATCGTGTCGAAGTCGCTCGCGGCCAAGCCCCGCCCCGCAGCGCCCGTGCTGCCGGTACCGTCCGCGCTCCCGTCGGCCAAGACCGTACCCGCTCCCGCGGCGCCCGTCAAAAAGCCAGAGGTGGACGACAAGAACTCCGACTATTACGAGGAAGAAGTACCGGACCCGCCCGCAAGCGAGCCCCAGGGCGGTGGGCCGGCCGTGCTCGACCGCGACCGGGTGGACGTCGCGGTCAACGTGTTCACCTCGTCGGCGTCCAGCACAGTGCCCCAAGAAGAGCACCACGGGTACAACTTCGTGACCGCGCCGAACCTGATCGGGCTCGGCCTGTTCTTCCTCCTGGTGATCCACGTGCCCCCGGTCCGGCGGGCGGTGGTCGCGCTCGTCGTGCTCCTCTGGCGGGTGATCCGCGGCGCCCTCTGGGATGTCCCCGGGGCCGTCTGGCGCAGCCGCGAGCTGAAAGCACTCCGCCTCAGCAGCACGACCCGGTTCGTGCGGCGCCACTTCTTCGCCCCGCTACTAATCGCCCTCCTCGTGGTCGGCGTGCTGTTCATCGTCGGCGTGCCGGTGCGGTTCCTGTGGTGGTGGGGCGCGGCGCTGTTCGCGACGCTGACCGCGGCCCACAACACGCCCTACGGGTGGCTGGTTCAAGAGCGCGTCGCCGAGACGCTGGCGGACTGGTGGCGGCAGGTCCGCGTGAACCTACTGCCCGGGCTCATCGAAACGTTAATCGATTGGTTCCGGATGCTGGCCAACTGGGTCGAGCGGCAGTTGTACCGCGTGGACGAGTGGGTACGGTTCCGGAGCGGAGACGCACAAGGCTCACTGGCTCTGAAGGCGGCGCTTGGGCTGTTATGGTTCCCGGTCTCCTACGTCACCCGGTTCGGGTTCTACCTGCTGTTCGAGCCGCAGGTGAACCCGGTGAAGCACTTCCCGGTCGTGACGGTGTCGCACAAGGTTTTGGCGCCGCTGCTGATTACGATGATTCCCGCCCTGTCCGGTGTGGTCGGCGACAAGCTGGCGTACCAGATCTGGTTCTTCACGCAGCTTCTGTTGCCCGGCGTATTCGGGTTCCTGGCGTGGGAGCTGAAGGAAAACTGGCGGCTGTACGCCGCGAACCGCGCGGTGGGCCTCAAGCCGGTCGTGATCGGCTCGCACGGCGAGTCGATGCGCGGCCTCCTGCGCCCCGGCTTCCACTCCGGAACGGTGCCCAAGCTGCACCGGCAAACGCGGCGCGCGTCGGAGGCCGGTAACCGTGCGAAGGTCGCCCACCTGCACCACGAACTCGAGCACGCGGGCGAAGGGGTCCGGCGGTTCGTCGAGCGCGAACTGCTCCCGCTGCTCGCGGGCCGACCCGAATGGGCCGACGCCCCGGTTCAGGTGGGTTCGGTTCGGTTCGGTGTTCAGCGCGTGGAGGTGGAGTTGCTTTGTCCGACGATCGGTGGGCCGGCCGTGCTGGCGTTCGAGAACGTCGGCGGGGTGATCGAAGCCGGGGTTCCCGCGCCGGGGTGGACCGAAAAGCTCACGACGGCTCAATCGGAGAGCCTGACCTTCGCCCTCCGCGGGTTGCTGGATCTCGGCGCCGCGGCGCGCTACGACGGCCGCCCGCGGGAAGCGGCGAACGGACCACCGTCCGTACCGACGGGCTTGACAACTCGTGTCACCTGGGCGGAATGGGCGGCCCGCTGGTAACCGCGGGCACCAACAACCGGCTACCGCCCGCGGGCCGGGACGCTAAAATCTCTGTACCGCCTGTGCCGCACCCGCACGAGTCTTCCGATGCCGTCCGATTCGATCGCCGGGTTCCTGGACACCGCGAAAGCCAGCCGGGTGCTGTTCCCCGAACAGGTGGAGCACCTCATCCGCCAGCCGGACGTCCCGCTGTCCGACCTGTCGGCGCTGTGCAGCTACCTTCAGGAGCGGGGCGTCCTCAGCAAGTTCCAGGCGGACGCGCTGCGCGAGGGGCGGGCGCAGGAACTCACGTTCGGGGCGTACCCGGTACTGGACGTGATCGGCCCGTGCCCCGGCGGCACCGCATATCGGGTGCTCCACCCGTCGCTCCGGACCCCGCTCGTGCTGCGCCGGTTCGAGCCGAACGGGTTCGCGCCCGCTGACACGCCGCAGGCGGTGGTGGAGCGGGCACGCGCGTTCGGCACCCTCGCACACCCGAACCTGCTGCCGCTGCTGGATGCCGGCGTCCACCACGACCAACTCTACGCGGTACTTGAGCAGCCCGCCGACGCGGCCCCGCTCGATGCGCTGGTGCAGGAGGTCGGCGGGGCCATGCCGGGGTTCCTGGCAGCGGAGTACGGCTGGGCAGTGGCCTCGGCCCTCCGGGTGATCCACGAGCGCGGCGGGTGCCACGGCGAGGTGCGCCCCGGGTTACTGCTCGTCGGCCCGCTGACTACCAAAGTGAACCCGGACGGCACTACGAAACGGCGCCCGGCCCCGAACGCGAGCGTCAAACTGACCGAGACCGGCCTGATACCCGTGCGCGAGCCGGCCGCCTTCAGTCCGCCCCCGGCGGAGGTGTTGGCTTACCTCCCTCCGGAGCGTCTCGACTCGGCCGAGCGGTCCCCCACCGGCGATCTCTACGGTCTTGCCGCCTGCCTGTACCTGATGCTCGCGGGGCGCTCGCCGTTCGCAGCGGAAACGCTCGATGAACTGATCCACAAAGTCCGCACGGCCGACCCCGCACCACTTCATGCCGTGCGCCCGGACGTTCCGGCGGACCTCTCTACATTTGTCACGCGGATGCTCGCAAAGCAACCGGCAGACCGCCCCCAAACCGCCTCCGAGGTGGTCGCCGGACTGGCCCCCTTCTGCCGCCCCGGGGTGGTGCCCGTGGTCGCCCCAGCACCGGTCCCGATGGCGCTCCCGCTATCGGGTGTGGGTGCCGCTGCAGCCCCGCCCACGCCTTCTGCCCCTCCCGCTCCGGTTGTTGTCGCGATTCCGCTAGACGGAGAGCCGGAACCCGATGCCTGGGGCGTGGACCCGCGCGTCTTCACAGACGCCCACGACGCCCCGGATGAGGCGCCCCGCCAGACACGGCGCCGCCGGATGACCGACCAGGAGAAGCGGCGGGCGAAGTTGTGGCTCGTCGTCGGATTGTGCCTGCACCTGTCGGCGATGGCGACGGCCGCGGCTTGGCTGGGTGGGTGCTTCAACTCCAGTCAAAACACAGCGCCGCCCGCACGGCCGGCCGGACGCTGAGCCGAAAAAAGCCACACTTAACCGCGGCCGAAGGGCTCGTAACCATGACGCCGTGCATCTCTCAGGTAACGACGCTCCCCGGTTCCTTCGCGGACGACGTAGCGGCCTACCCCGCCAGCGGTTGCCGGGCGCTGGAAGTGTGGCTCACCAAACTCGAGCAGCACCTCGAAGCGGTGTCGCCGGAAGACACCCTCCTGGCGCTTAACGACCGCGGACTCAAGTTGGTCGCCGCGGCGTACCAGGGCGGGCTGTTGCTCTCGCAGGGCGAGCAGCGCAAGGCCCACTTCGAGCACTTTAAGCGGCGGCTCGCGCTCTGCGAGCGGTTCGCGATCCCGACATTGCTGCTCGTTGCGGATTTCGCACGGGCGCCCGAGGCGTCTGACCTGGCCCGTGCGGTGGTGTCGCTGGCGCAGGCGGCGCAGTGGGCCGCCGGTTTTGGAGTCAAGGTCGCGCTGGAGTTCCGCGGCACGGACGCGTTCTGCGCGGCGCTCGACACGGCCGTCACCTTGGTGGAGCAGTGCGGCGAACCGAACGCCGGCATCTGCCTTGATGTCTTCCACTTCTACAAGGGATCGAGCAAAACCGAAGACCTGGAGCGACTGACCCCAGCAAACCTGTTCCACGTTCAGGTGTGCGACGTGGCCGGTGTGCCGCGCGAGCTGATGACCGACTCGGACCGCGTCCTGCCCGGAGAGGGGGACTTTCGACTGGAACCTGTGATCCGGCGGTTGAACGAAATCGGGTATGCGGGGCCGGTGTCGCTCGAGCTGATGAACCCTATTCTTTGGTCTCTGAAGGCGACACAAGTCACCGAGCTCGGCATGGCTGCGCTCGGCCGGCTACTTGAGCCGGCTGCGAACGGATTGAATGTCTAATGGGTCGGACTGCTGACAATTCGCTTTCGGTGTTCGCCGAGCACCGCCAGCAGTTCCGACGGATCGACCGGCTTGGTGAAGTGGAGGTTGAAACCGGCTGCCGCGGTCCTGGCACGGTTGTACTCATCCCCTAGCGCGGTCAGCGCGACCAAAAGCACTGCTGGGCCGGCGACTTGCCGAATGCGGCGAGCCACATCGCAACCGTCCAAACCGGGCATCGTCAGGTCCAGAATGATGGCTTCTGGAACGGACTCTTGAACGGCGGCGACCGCGGCCGCGCCGTCGTACCGCACGTCCACGTTCGCGCCACAAATGGCGAGCAACTCAGCGGTCGAGTCGGCTGCGTCGTGGTTGTCGTCCACGACCAGCACGTGCAACCGCACCGGAAGCGGGAAATCGGTCGGTCCGCGGAGCGCGGACAGCGGGAACGGCTCGGATAACATGGCAGCTCCACCAGCCTAAGTTCCAGGTCCTGCGGCAGAAACGTCCCGACACAACTTCGGGCGGGTTTCGTGGGAAGACTCCTGCCGGACTTGGAACTCGGGCCTGGGAAGGGGAAACGGCTGAAATTCGACGGATTTTCGCGACACGCGAACATCGATCGTATGGATATCAGCAATCCCCGTGCCGCCTTTAATGGTTGGCGTGACCTTCCGGTGCCGCCGGTGCCGCCGGGTGCGGCTCACCGCGGAACCGCTCGATGACCGCGTAGAACACCGGCGTGAAGAAGATGCCGAACACGGTGACCCCGAGCATCCCGCTGAACACGACCGTGCCCAGCGCCTTCCGCATCTCGGAGCCGGCCCCTTCCCCGATCAGCAGCGGAACGACACCGAGGATGAACGCGAAGCTGGTCATCAGGATGGGCCGCAGCCGCTGGGTCGCGGCCTCCACCGCGGCCTCGAACCGCGGCATCCCGGCCTCGCGCTTCTGCTTCGCGTACTCCACAATTAGGATCGCGTTCTTGGTCGCCAGCCCGACCAGCACCACCAGCCCGATCTGGCTGAACACGTTCAGGTCCAGGTGGGTAACGATCAGCCCGATCACCGCACAGAGTAAGCACATGGGCACGATCAGCACGATCGCCAGCGGCAACAACCAGCTCTCGTAGAGCGCCGCGAGCACGAGGAACGCGATCACCACGCTCAGCCCGAACACGAGCAGCGTCGTGTCCCCGCGGAACTCGTACACCCCGGGGATCTCGACCCGCGTGTTCGACGCTTCCTTTTGCTGATACGCCATTTCGGTCCACTCGAATTTCAGACCGGGCGGCAGGTCGCGCTTCGCGAGCGCTTCCATCTTCTCCATGGCCTGTCCGGACGAGATCAGCGTCGGAATGGTGATCCCGTTGAGGTCGGCGGACGGGTACATCTGGTACCGGTTCACCTTGCTCGGCCCCTGATACGGAGCGGTGTTCAGCAACCCGGCGATGGGGATCATTTCGCCGTTCGCGCCGCGCACCTTGATCTTGGCAAGGTCGTCGATCGAGCGCCGGAACGGCCCGTCCGCCTGAACCGTCACCTGCCAGTTCCGGTTTTCGAGGGTGATGTCGTTGACGTACACCTGCCCCATGTACGACTGGAGGGCGTCGTTGACCGCACTGACAGATACCCCCATCTGCTGCACGCGGTCCCGGTCCACGGTGAGGAACACTTGCGGGTTGTTCGAGCGGAACGAGCTGAACGCCACCGGGATGCCGGCCCGCGGGTCGCGGCTCGCCTCGGTCGCCAGCGACCACGTCATCCCTTCGAGCGTCTCCGACCCGATGTTGCCGCGGTCCTGGATCTGCATCTTGAACCCGCCGGCGTTCCCCAGCCCGAGGATCGGGGGCGCGCCGAACGCGGTCGCGGTGCCGCCGCGGATCTGGGCGAACTTGGCGTTCAGCTCGTTGGTGATCGCCTCCGCCCCGCGGCCCTTGCGCTCCCCGAACGGCTTGAGGCACACGTAGATGCCGCCGTTGTTCGGGATGTTCGCGCTGGAGAAAATCGAGTACCCGCTGATCTCCACCGTGTGGGCCACCCCGTCCGTTGAGAGGCACGCGGCGGCGACCTGCTTCATCACCTCATCGGTCCGCTCGACCGCCGCGGCCGGCGGCAGTTCCAGGTTCACCACGAGGTAGCCCTGGTCCTGCTGCGGGATGAACCCACCCGGGACCATCGAGAAGCCCCTGCCCGCCACCGCCAATAGGCCCGCGTACACCAGCAGCACAACGACCGTGAGCCGGATGAGCCACGAGACGGCGGTGCCGTAGAGCTTCGTGCCGCGGTCGAACGTCCAGTTGAAACCCCGGAACAGCCACCACCCGAACAGGTAGTGGAGCGCCTTGTCGATCAGGTCCTTGCCGGCGTGGTGGTCGCGGAGCAGGATCGGGCACAGCGCGGGGCTCAGCGTCAGCGAGTTGAACGCCGAGATCAGGGTGCTGACCGCGATCGTCACGGCGAACTGTTTGAAGAACTGGCCGGTGAGCCCCGGAATCACCGCCGCCGGGATAAACACGGCGCACAGCACCAGCGACACCCCGACGATCGCCATCGACACCTCGGACATCGCCTTGCGGGTCGCGTCGAGGGGCGCGAGCCCGCGGGCGATGTGGAACTCGACCGCCTCCACCACCACGATGGCGTCGTCCACCACGATGCCGATCGCGAGCACCATCCCGAACAGGGTGAGGTTGTTGATCGAGTACCCGAGGACGAACATGACCGCCAGCGTGCCGACCAGCGACACGGGCACCGCGATCATCGGGATCAGCGCCGCGCGCCAGTTTTGGAGGAACAGCAGAACCACGACGAACACCAGTAGGATGGCCTCGAACAGCGTCTTCACCACCTCGCGGACGCTCTCCTCGACGAACTCGGTGGGGTCGTACACGATCTGATAGTCGATCCCGTCCGGCCAGTCCGCGGACGCCCGGAGGGCCTTCATTTTGGCCTTCACGTCGCGGGCCGTGTTGAACGCGTTGCCGCCGGGCAACTGGAACACCGGCAGCCCGACCGACGGCTTGTTGTCGAGCGCGCTGGAGGAGTCGTAGCTCTTGGCGCCGAGTTCGACCCGGGCCACGTCCCCCAGCCGAACGAGCGCCTCGCCCGCCTCGCCCGACTTCACCACGATGTCCTTGAACTGCGCCTCCGTTTTGAGCCGGCCGAGGGTGTTGACCACGAGCTGACGGGCCTGCCCCTTCGGCACCGGCGGCTGGCCGATCTGCCCGGCCGCGACCTGCACGTTCTGCTTGCGGATCGCGTCCACGACCTCAGAGGGCACGAGGTTCACGTCGGTCATCTTGTCCGGGTCGAGCCACACGCGCATGGCGTAATCGCGGTTGCCGAACATAGCCACGTCGCCGACCCCATTGAGCCGGGCCAGTTCGTCCTTCACCGCGTTGTTGGCGTGCCGGCTGACCGCGAGCTGCTGCTGGAAAACCTCGTCGTCGGTCCGGGCCTCTTTCGTGGACACGAGGTTCACCACGAGCAGGATCGCCGTGGACTGCTTCTTGGTGACCACGCCGAGCCGGCGCACTTCCTCGGGCAGTTGCGGGAGCGCGACGTTGACCCGGTTCTGCACCAGCACCTGCGCCATGTCCGGGTCGGTGCCCTGGCGGAACGTGATGGTCAGCCGCATGGCCCCGTCGTTGGTGGCCTGCGACTCCATGTACAGCATCCCCTCGACGCCGTTCACCTGCTGCTCGATCGGGGCCGCGACCGTTTCGGACAGCGTCCGCGCGTCGGCCCCCGGGTACACCGCCGTGACCACCACCTGCGGCGGAACCACTTCGGGGTACTGCGCGATCGGCAGTTGCGTGAGCGCGAGGACGCCGGCCAGTGTGATGAGCACCGACAGCACCATCGCGAAGACCGGGCGCGTGATGAAGAACTGCATGACCGTCTGGGTGCGAGTGTAAAAAATGAAGGCGGCGCCACCGAGTCGCGCCACGCGGAAACCGCCCGGCGCCGTCGCACGGTCACGGTTTCACGGTCACGGGGATGCCCGGTCGCACCCGGAGCAAGTTGTCGGCGATCACCGTATCGCTGGTGGCGAGCCCGGCTCGGACCTCCACCTGACCATCGAACGTGTCGCCGAGTTCGATCTCACGCAGCGCCGCCTTGCCGTCGGCGACGACGTAGACGTACTGCTTGCGCTGTTGGGTGAAGACCACCCCCTCCGGAACCGCGAGCACCTGCCGCGGTGAGCCGGCAGCCACGCGGACGCGCACCGAGTCGCCCCCGGAGAGGTACGTGATCCCGCCCACCGATTTATTCGTGAAGGTGGCGCTGATGGTGCGTGTGGCGGTGCCGCGGACGATTTCCGGGTCCACGTAGTTAACGGTGCTGTTGCGGGTCGGGTCCTTTGTGTCGAACCCCTTGTCGCCCTTGAGTTTGATGGTGCAGGTGAGCGGGGTCGCCGGGTTCCGAGGGTCCTTGATCGCGCCGGCCAGGATCTGGTCCCGGTACCAGATGGACGTGAGTTCGTCCACCTCCCACACGGCGTCGATCGGGTCGACCGGCGAGATCGTGACCAGTTGGGTCTTGTACGCGTCCACGAGCGCGCCTTCGGCCACGAGCGCCTTGCGGAGGCGTCCGGTTGTCGGCGCGGTGACGGTGCAGTAGCTGAGGTTCTCTTGGGCCTTCGTCAGGGACGAGTTGCTCGCGTCCAGGGTGGCCTTGGAGACCTCAAGCTGAGCCTCGGACACCTTGACGCTCGCCGCCGCTTTGTCGAGGTCGGATCTGAACCCGACGCCCTTATCGATCTGCTGTTTGGTGCGGTCGTATTCGGCCCGGTCGCGGTCGATCTGCGCCGTCCAGTTGGCGATGTCGGCCTTGGCCTTCGCGACGTCCGACCGGGCCTTCTCGACGTCCGCCTTGAACAGGACGGGGTCGATGGTGAACAGCTTCTGGCCCTTCTGGACCAGCGGGCCGTCGTCCGTGAACTCGCGTTTGAGGATCTTCCCGCCCACCTGGGGTATGACGGTGACGGGGTCTTTGGTGACGAGCCGCCCGGTGAACTCTTTGGTCGGGCCGTACGACTTTTGTGCCGGCTTAAGGACGGCCACCGTCGGCGGCTCCGGCTCCGGGAGGGGCGCAGCGCCCTTACCGCACCCCGCCAGTGCCGTGACGGCCGACCCGAGGGCCAACACCAGCGTCGCACGCACAAGGCGCATCGCTCGCTCCGTTCGATTTTGAGGCAGACCTGGGGAGTGAAGTGAATACTAGCAAGGGAACGGTTCAAGGTCTCGCGGAAGGGTCATGTTGCTTGGCAAATCTGGTTCGTGTGTCCGCGGCGCCCCTCCCCCGCACTCCCACCCTCCCGGCTTGTAGACCACCGTGCCGGGTCGCGGACGTGAACGCCAGCCTCGGGCACCGACTCCTCGCACCGCCCGGCACCGCGTTCGACCACATCGCGCGTGGTTGTGCCTGGGCGGCATAACGAGAGTGCGCGGCCCGAACCGCTCGGTTGAGGTGGCCAGTGCCAAGCGGTGCGTCCTTACGTTCCGTGACGGCCCGATCGTCCCGGGCTCACGGAAACTTGGAGACCTCCGGCGGCATCTGCACCGGACCAGCACCGGGTTTGGACGGTGCGGGAGCAGAAGCGGAAGCGGGCGCGACAGCAGGAGCAGGAACGGGAGCAGAAATGGGAGCGGGCCACGATTCTTCCATCAGCAGCCCGGACAGTTCCGCAGCGGCCTTCCATGCCTCGCCGAGCGACCGGTTGTACTCCACCCGCGCTTCGGCGATCGCCCGCTGCGCCTGAATGACCCGCAGGTATTCGAACTGGCCGCCCTTGAACGCGGTCAGCGACAGTTGGTACGTCTCTTCGGCGCGGGGGATCAGTTCCTTGCGGTACGCCTCGGCGCGCTCCCGGGCGGCGGCGTACGCCTGGTACGCCGTCGCGACCCGGGCCGCCAGTTCGTTCTCGGTCTGCCCGACGTTCTGGATCGCCATCCCCAGTTCGGCGCGGGCCGCGCGAATGTTCCCCTGGTTCCGGTTCCACATGGGCACAGGCAGGCTGACGCCGACAGAGCCGTCGTGCGAACGGTTCTCGAACTGCCGCACGTACCCCGCGGAAACGGTCAGGTTCGGGATCGGCTCGACTTCCGCCCGGCGGACCGCCGCTTGCGCCCGCTCGACTCCCACCCGCGCCGACCGTGCCTGCGGGTGGTACTCCAGAACCGCCTGGCGGACCACTTCAGCGTCATAGTTCGGCAGGTTGTCGAACGTCGCCTTCACGGCCTCCGGGACCAGCGCGTTCTGCCCGGCGACGGCCGCCAGCCGCCGGTACGCCCCGGGCAGTTCGCGCCGAGCCGACTGGAGTTCGGCGCGGAACCGTTCGCGCTCGACTTCCAGTTGGATCAGGTCGAGCCGGGCGATCTGCTTGTTGTCGAGCAGCGTTTTCCCGATACCCCACGCGTCGTCGGCCAGTTTTACCACCTCCGCGAGGATCTCGGCCCGCTGTTGGAGCGTGAACGCCTCGTAGAACGCCCCCCGCACCGAGCCCACGACCGCGAACCGCTCGCCGAGCAGTTCGAGGGTGGCCTGATCAACCTCGCGCGCCGCGACCGCTTGCGCGAGCGTGAGCTTATGGCCCGTAACAATCGTCTGCGAGATCCGCGGCGCGGTGAGAATGCCGAGCCGGTCGGGGCTGGACCGGTCGCCGAGTTCGTCCCAGTTCACCGCCACGTCGGGGTTCGGGTACAGTCCGGCCTGGAGGTGCCGCCCGCGGGCCGCGTCGATAGCCAGGTTCGCTTTGGCGAGCCGCGGGTTCTGCTCGACCGCGAGCCGGAGGAAATCCTCCAAAGCGGACGGAGCGCTCGGGGTGCTCGGTCCCGGCACAGCGGACGGCGCCGGGTTTTGGAACGCCGCCTGCTGAACCCCCGTGTTACCGGGTTGCAAGCGACCGGCCGTTGGGGAAATCGGGGACGTACGGCCCGTTACCCTTCCCGGCGCCGGCGAGCGTGAAAGAAGGAGCGTGTCGTCGCTATCGGGCGACGCGCAACCGGCAACCAGCGCGGCC belongs to Gemmata obscuriglobus and includes:
- a CDS encoding efflux RND transporter permease subunit produces the protein MQFFITRPVFAMVLSVLITLAGVLALTQLPIAQYPEVVPPQVVVTAVYPGADARTLSETVAAPIEQQVNGVEGMLYMESQATNDGAMRLTITFRQGTDPDMAQVLVQNRVNVALPQLPEEVRRLGVVTKKQSTAILLVVNLVSTKEARTDDEVFQQQLAVSRHANNAVKDELARLNGVGDVAMFGNRDYAMRVWLDPDKMTDVNLVPSEVVDAIRKQNVQVAAGQIGQPPVPKGQARQLVVNTLGRLKTEAQFKDIVVKSGEAGEALVRLGDVARVELGAKSYDSSSALDNKPSVGLPVFQLPGGNAFNTARDVKAKMKALRASADWPDGIDYQIVYDPTEFVEESVREVVKTLFEAILLVFVVVLLFLQNWRAALIPMIAVPVSLVGTLAVMFVLGYSINNLTLFGMVLAIGIVVDDAIVVVEAVEFHIARGLAPLDATRKAMSEVSMAIVGVSLVLCAVFIPAAVIPGLTGQFFKQFAVTIAVSTLISAFNSLTLSPALCPILLRDHHAGKDLIDKALHYLFGWWLFRGFNWTFDRGTKLYGTAVSWLIRLTVVVLLVYAGLLAVAGRGFSMVPGGFIPQQDQGYLVVNLELPPAAAVERTDEVMKQVAAACLSTDGVAHTVEISGYSIFSSANIPNNGGIYVCLKPFGERKGRGAEAITNELNAKFAQIRGGTATAFGAPPILGLGNAGGFKMQIQDRGNIGSETLEGMTWSLATEASRDPRAGIPVAFSSFRSNNPQVFLTVDRDRVQQMGVSVSAVNDALQSYMGQVYVNDITLENRNWQVTVQADGPFRRSIDDLAKIKVRGANGEMIPIAGLLNTAPYQGPSKVNRYQMYPSADLNGITIPTLISSGQAMEKMEALAKRDLPPGLKFEWTEMAYQQKEASNTRVEIPGVYEFRGDTTLLVFGLSVVIAFLVLAALYESWLLPLAIVLIVPMCLLCAVIGLIVTHLDLNVFSQIGLVVLVGLATKNAILIVEYAKQKREAGMPRFEAAVEAATQRLRPILMTSFAFILGVVPLLIGEGAGSEMRKALGTVVFSGMLGVTVFGIFFTPVFYAVIERFRGEPHPAAPAAPEGHANH
- a CDS encoding response regulator, which produces MLSEPFPLSALRGPTDFPLPVRLHVLVVDDNHDAADSTAELLAICGANVDVRYDGAAAVAAVQESVPEAIILDLTMPGLDGCDVARRIRQVAGPAVLLVALTALGDEYNRARTAAAGFNLHFTKPVDPSELLAVLGEHRKRIVSSPTH
- a CDS encoding efflux RND transporter periplasmic adaptor subunit; its protein translation is MRLVRATLVLALGSAVTALAGCGKGAAPLPEPEPPTVAVLKPAQKSYGPTKEFTGRLVTKDPVTVIPQVGGKILKREFTDDGPLVQKGQKLFTIDPVLFKADVEKARSDVAKAKADIANWTAQIDRDRAEYDRTKQQIDKGVGFRSDLDKAAASVKVSEAQLEVSKATLDASNSSLTKAQENLSYCTVTAPTTGRLRKALVAEGALVDAYKTQLVTISPVDPIDAVWEVDELTSIWYRDQILAGAIKDPRNPATPLTCTIKLKGDKGFDTKDPTRNSTVNYVDPEIVRGTATRTISATFTNKSVGGITYLSGGDSVRVRVAAGSPRQVLAVPEGVVFTQQRKQYVYVVADGKAALREIELGDTFDGQVEVRAGLATSDTVIADNLLRVRPGIPVTVKP
- a CDS encoding serine/threonine-protein kinase, producing the protein MPSDSIAGFLDTAKASRVLFPEQVEHLIRQPDVPLSDLSALCSYLQERGVLSKFQADALREGRAQELTFGAYPVLDVIGPCPGGTAYRVLHPSLRTPLVLRRFEPNGFAPADTPQAVVERARAFGTLAHPNLLPLLDAGVHHDQLYAVLEQPADAAPLDALVQEVGGAMPGFLAAEYGWAVASALRVIHERGGCHGEVRPGLLLVGPLTTKVNPDGTTKRRPAPNASVKLTETGLIPVREPAAFSPPPAEVLAYLPPERLDSAERSPTGDLYGLAACLYLMLAGRSPFAAETLDELIHKVRTADPAPLHAVRPDVPADLSTFVTRMLAKQPADRPQTASEVVAGLAPFCRPGVVPVVAPAPVPMALPLSGVGAAAAPPTPSAPPAPVVVAIPLDGEPEPDAWGVDPRVFTDAHDAPDEAPRQTRRRRMTDQEKRRAKLWLVVGLCLHLSAMATAAAWLGGCFNSSQNTAPPARPAGR
- a CDS encoding sugar phosphate isomerase/epimerase family protein, which encodes MTPCISQVTTLPGSFADDVAAYPASGCRALEVWLTKLEQHLEAVSPEDTLLALNDRGLKLVAAAYQGGLLLSQGEQRKAHFEHFKRRLALCERFAIPTLLLVADFARAPEASDLARAVVSLAQAAQWAAGFGVKVALEFRGTDAFCAALDTAVTLVEQCGEPNAGICLDVFHFYKGSSKTEDLERLTPANLFHVQVCDVAGVPRELMTDSDRVLPGEGDFRLEPVIRRLNEIGYAGPVSLELMNPILWSLKATQVTELGMAALGRLLEPAANGLNV
- a CDS encoding TolC family protein, with translation MEDFLRLAVEQNPRLAKANLAIDAARGRHLQAGLYPNPDVAVNWDELGDRSSPDRLGILTAPRISQTIVTGHKLTLAQAVAAREVDQATLELLGERFAVVGSVRGAFYEAFTLQQRAEILAEVVKLADDAWGIGKTLLDNKQIARLDLIQLEVERERFRAELQSARRELPGAYRRLAAVAGQNALVPEAVKATFDNLPNYDAEVVRQAVLEYHPQARSARVGVERAQAAVRRAEVEPIPNLTVSAGYVRQFENRSHDGSVGVSLPVPMWNRNQGNIRAARAELGMAIQNVGQTENELAARVATAYQAYAAARERAEAYRKELIPRAEETYQLSLTAFKGGQFEYLRVIQAQRAIAEARVEYNRSLGEAWKAAAELSGLLMEESWPAPISAPVPAPAVAPASASAPAPSKPGAGPVQMPPEVSKFP